Proteins encoded in a region of the Enterococcus gilvus ATCC BAA-350 genome:
- a CDS encoding LCP family protein, producing the protein MSRGKKIFIGLLVLLNLFIGGITYYAVQVTNDASKMVDNIRQTVKRTSLKRKDGEQPNIDNAEPFSILLAGVDTGDLGRSDQGRSDSMMVVTINPKQKKSTIVSLDRDILANIVGYGTDDKLNHAYAFGGVKMSMDTIETLLDIPIDHYVSINMRGLKDLIDAVGGVEVNNKIDFTLDGIHVPKGKQKLNGETGLAYARMRYEDPEGDVGRQRRQREVVTKILRKAMSINGVGNYKKILKAVEKNMKTDLSWDDMMDIGTNYLPAFDTIKQKQLVGKSQMIDEIYYQILGTRELLDIQNVLKKQLGKPTAETLPNLKEQNADSLFYDDSDGKASEDTSQFAPGYDNPNNYDTSGVYGDSSNTGNGYPQQNDGSIQNNPGNTDQNQNDQGYIDPNQGYGGATDPNAAQQSDAYGQPAAGY; encoded by the coding sequence ATGAGTCGGGGAAAGAAAATTTTCATAGGGTTATTGGTTTTGCTGAACTTGTTTATTGGCGGAATCACTTATTACGCTGTTCAAGTGACCAATGATGCCAGTAAAATGGTTGACAATATCCGTCAAACCGTGAAGCGAACAAGCTTGAAGAGAAAAGACGGAGAGCAGCCCAATATCGATAACGCAGAGCCTTTCTCCATTTTGCTCGCCGGAGTTGACACTGGTGACCTTGGTCGTTCAGATCAAGGCCGTTCAGATAGTATGATGGTGGTTACCATCAATCCGAAACAAAAGAAATCAACAATCGTCAGTTTGGACCGGGATATTTTAGCAAATATCGTCGGATATGGCACGGATGATAAGCTAAATCACGCATATGCCTTCGGTGGTGTTAAGATGTCGATGGATACGATCGAGACATTGCTAGACATTCCGATCGATCATTATGTCTCCATTAATATGCGCGGCTTGAAAGATCTGATCGATGCCGTTGGCGGAGTTGAAGTGAATAACAAAATTGATTTTACCTTGGACGGGATTCATGTTCCTAAGGGAAAACAAAAGTTGAATGGTGAAACGGGATTAGCCTATGCGCGTATGCGCTACGAAGATCCAGAAGGAGACGTAGGCAGACAGCGTCGTCAACGAGAAGTAGTTACGAAGATTTTACGCAAGGCGATGTCTATCAACGGTGTCGGGAATTATAAGAAAATCCTGAAAGCCGTTGAAAAGAACATGAAGACGGATCTAAGCTGGGATGACATGATGGATATCGGAACCAATTACTTGCCGGCTTTTGACACCATCAAGCAGAAACAACTGGTTGGTAAGAGTCAAATGATCGATGAAATCTATTATCAAATTCTAGGGACCCGCGAATTATTGGATATTCAAAATGTGTTGAAGAAACAGTTGGGCAAACCAACTGCGGAAACATTGCCGAACCTAAAAGAACAAAATGCCGACAGCTTGTTCTACGATGATTCTGATGGAAAAGCCAGCGAGGACACGAGCCAATTCGCACCAGGATATGACAACCCGAACAACTATGATACGAGCGGTGTATACGGAGATTCCTCAAATACTGGAAATGGCTATCCGCAGCAAAATGACGGATCGATTCAAAATAATCCAGGCAACACCGATCAAAATCAAAATGACCAGGGCTATATAGATCCAAATCAAGGGTATGGCGGAGCGACGGACCCGAATGCAGCACAGCAAAGTGATGCTTACGGACAGCCGGCAGCAGGATATTAA
- a CDS encoding superoxide dismutase yields the protein MAYTLPDLPYGYDALEPYIDVETMHLHHDKHHNTYVTNLNAAIEKYPELAEQSVEELVSNLNELPEDIRTAVRNNGGGHANHSFFWKIMAPNAGGEPTGAIKEAIDDAFGSFEKMKEEFKTAATGRFGSGWAWLVMANGKLEITSTPNQDSPLTDGKTPIIGLDVWEHAYYLKYKNVRPDYIAAFWDVVNWDQANENLAAAK from the coding sequence ATGGCTTATACTTTACCAGATTTACCTTATGGCTACGACGCGTTGGAGCCTTATATTGATGTTGAAACGATGCACTTGCATCATGACAAGCACCATAACACCTACGTAACCAACTTAAACGCTGCAATTGAGAAATATCCTGAATTAGCAGAACAATCAGTAGAAGAGTTAGTATCTAACTTGAATGAACTTCCTGAAGACATTCGTACGGCTGTTCGTAATAACGGTGGAGGACATGCCAACCACAGTTTCTTCTGGAAAATCATGGCACCTAATGCAGGTGGCGAACCTACTGGCGCAATCAAAGAAGCAATCGACGACGCTTTCGGCAGCTTTGAAAAAATGAAAGAAGAATTCAAAACAGCAGCTACTGGTCGTTTTGGTTCTGGCTGGGCTTGGCTAGTGATGGCAAATGGCAAATTGGAAATCACTTCAACACCTAACCAAGATAGCCCATTAACAGACGGTAAAACACCGATTATCGGTTTAGATGTTTGGGAGCATGCGTATTACTTAAAATACAAAAATGTTCGTCCTGACTACATCGCAGCTTTCTGGGATGTTGTAAACTGGGATCAAGCAAACGAAAATTTAGCAGCTGCTAAATAA
- a CDS encoding GtrA family protein: protein MKIYRIFRNYLEQKNLWEVFIYLFFGGLATIVNIVSFTLAYQAFHLSWPISNAISWICSVLFAFVTNKIWVFHSKTEGILALSWEFGKFFLARVVSFGMDMACMYLFIDMLHTGNLVAKIITQVVVVIANYIFSKVFIFKKVEIIEDEETNSSSH from the coding sequence ATGAAAATTTATCGGATATTTAGAAATTATTTAGAACAAAAAAACCTTTGGGAAGTATTCATTTACTTGTTTTTCGGCGGATTAGCAACGATTGTAAACATCGTCAGCTTCACATTGGCTTATCAAGCATTTCATCTGAGCTGGCCGATCTCAAATGCGATTTCTTGGATATGTTCGGTTCTTTTTGCTTTTGTAACAAATAAAATCTGGGTCTTTCATTCAAAAACAGAAGGCATTTTAGCCTTGAGCTGGGAATTTGGGAAATTCTTTTTGGCACGGGTGGTTTCTTTTGGAATGGATATGGCTTGCATGTATCTGTTTATCGACATGCTGCATACAGGCAATTTGGTCGCTAAAATCATTACGCAAGTGGTCGTCGTGATCGCCAATTACATTTTCAGCAAGGTGTTCATCTTCAAAAAGGTTGAAATTATTGAAGATGAGGAAACGAATTCTTCGTCACACTAG
- a CDS encoding DUF1189 domain-containing protein has translation MTFRQLIKGSLFRFEDLKNARTTPFWKSIVYLIGLSLLLAIPTVYQALQVMNQIKTDSLKIVDKIPDFKVEDGEIKTTKPEKGFIYQTNSIILTFDPEGKRTQQDVEKDLVGNYFSIGMLKDQALVVLPDYGGVSSAMFGDNVLKFSYKQEPLKGLTGDKLRTGLKDLKMPVWTPLVMLLAGVYPSFINLFVTLLFAAIAGMIVAKLRLRRITFFECFKTMIFCATIPTILATLILPFQPNFDSSILITFISLFIFLRITQYFPKIELPTK, from the coding sequence ATGACTTTTCGTCAATTAATCAAAGGATCACTTTTTCGTTTCGAGGATCTAAAAAATGCCAGAACTACCCCCTTTTGGAAGTCTATCGTCTACCTCATCGGGTTAAGTCTCCTTCTAGCAATTCCAACTGTCTATCAAGCATTGCAAGTAATGAATCAAATTAAAACAGACAGTTTGAAAATCGTAGACAAAATTCCAGATTTTAAGGTGGAAGATGGCGAGATCAAAACAACGAAACCAGAAAAAGGATTCATTTATCAAACAAACTCTATCATTTTGACTTTCGATCCTGAAGGCAAACGCACCCAGCAAGACGTCGAGAAGGACCTCGTTGGAAATTATTTCAGTATCGGAATGCTAAAAGATCAGGCTTTAGTCGTCTTACCTGACTATGGCGGTGTCAGCTCCGCTATGTTTGGTGATAATGTATTGAAATTCTCTTATAAACAGGAACCGCTAAAAGGACTGACTGGTGATAAATTGCGGACCGGCCTAAAAGATTTGAAGATGCCTGTTTGGACGCCGCTCGTTATGCTCTTAGCCGGTGTATACCCATCCTTTATCAATTTATTTGTCACCCTGCTCTTCGCAGCTATCGCAGGGATGATCGTCGCTAAATTACGCTTACGACGAATCACCTTTTTTGAATGCTTCAAAACAATGATCTTTTGCGCCACGATCCCTACAATATTGGCTACCCTTATATTGCCCTTCCAGCCAAATTTTGATTCAAGTATCTTGATTACTTTTATCAGCTTATTCATCTTTTTACGTATTACTCAGTATTTCCCTAAAATCGAGTTGCCTACTAAGTAA
- a CDS encoding phosphoglycerate dehydrogenase — translation MTKPIIFLQRTFRDEFIDNIQAIALDYQVKTELTDEEVSSVEVSVGWSKELAESLRSSSQLKWVQSISAGVDYLPLKDFSNQNILLSNGSGIHALSISEHIIGVLLGYYRGLNQSVKNQEKKIWGQESIHYDQLSGKNLLVVGTGHIGQQLSKSIRSLGVNVYGINTTGHPANGFVETYSIKNLAKIVHEMDIVVGILPGTHETYHIFNNDIFENMKKTAVFINVGRGDTVHTKELTQALENKDFAFAALDVFEEEPLPTDNPLWKMENVLITPHISGMTVDFQRKFMDIFLANLKSYVASKELSVNQVELDRGY, via the coding sequence ATGACAAAACCAATTATCTTTTTACAACGAACCTTTCGCGATGAATTTATCGACAACATTCAAGCGATTGCTCTAGATTACCAAGTCAAAACAGAATTGACAGATGAAGAGGTATCCTCTGTCGAAGTCTCCGTAGGCTGGTCGAAAGAACTGGCTGAGTCCTTACGTTCTTCTAGTCAATTAAAATGGGTGCAGTCGATCTCAGCAGGTGTCGATTATCTTCCATTAAAGGATTTCTCCAATCAAAATATTTTATTATCAAATGGCAGCGGCATCCACGCCCTTTCAATCAGTGAACATATTATTGGTGTCTTGCTCGGCTATTACCGCGGGTTAAACCAATCTGTCAAAAACCAAGAAAAGAAAATCTGGGGGCAAGAATCGATTCACTATGATCAACTCTCCGGTAAAAATCTGTTGGTCGTGGGCACTGGTCACATTGGACAGCAGCTTTCTAAATCCATTCGCAGTCTCGGCGTAAATGTCTACGGCATTAATACTACTGGCCATCCTGCAAACGGATTTGTCGAAACCTATTCGATCAAAAACTTAGCCAAAATCGTTCATGAAATGGACATCGTCGTGGGTATCTTGCCAGGCACCCATGAGACCTATCACATTTTTAACAACGATATTTTTGAAAATATGAAAAAAACCGCTGTTTTTATCAATGTCGGTCGCGGAGACACTGTCCATACCAAAGAATTGACTCAAGCACTCGAGAATAAAGATTTCGCTTTTGCTGCCCTCGATGTTTTTGAGGAAGAACCCTTACCAACCGATAATCCCTTATGGAAAATGGAAAACGTCTTGATCACGCCTCATATTTCAGGAATGACCGTAGACTTTCAACGCAAATTCATGGACATCTTTTTAGCAAATTTAAAAAGTTACGTGGCCTCTAAAGAGCTCTCTGTAAATCAAGTAGAATTGGATCGCGGGTATTGA
- a CDS encoding glycosyltransferase family 2 protein, whose amino-acid sequence MISVIVPCFNEEEAIPLFFVEMEEVKKKVSYDFEYIFINDGSEDQTLDVLRKLAREYSFVRYLSFSRNFGKEAALYAGLQAAKGKLVAVMDVDLQDPPELLPQMIEMIETTDVDCVGTRRADRKGEPAIRSFFAKKFYQLINRISETEMVDGARDYRLMTRQMVDAVLELTEHNRFSKGLFSWVGFKTEYISFENQERVAGETSWSFWNLFNYSIDGIVNFSDAPLNIASFVGAFSCVVSGIAMLFIIVRALLFGDPTAGWPSLVTIILFIGGVQLLCIGIIGKYIGKIFMETKKRPVYIIKETEKKLEQ is encoded by the coding sequence ATGATATCAGTGATTGTTCCTTGTTTTAACGAAGAGGAAGCGATTCCTCTTTTTTTTGTAGAAATGGAAGAAGTGAAAAAGAAAGTTTCTTATGATTTCGAATATATATTTATTAATGACGGTTCTGAGGACCAAACGTTGGACGTATTACGAAAGTTAGCTAGAGAATATAGTTTTGTACGATACCTTTCTTTCTCTAGAAATTTTGGCAAGGAGGCAGCTCTATATGCTGGTTTACAGGCTGCTAAAGGGAAACTTGTGGCTGTAATGGACGTGGATCTGCAAGACCCGCCGGAATTATTGCCGCAGATGATCGAAATGATTGAAACCACAGATGTTGACTGTGTAGGGACTCGTCGTGCTGATCGTAAAGGAGAACCAGCAATTCGTAGTTTCTTCGCGAAGAAATTCTATCAGTTGATAAATCGCATCAGTGAGACAGAGATGGTGGATGGTGCCCGTGATTATCGCTTAATGACGCGACAAATGGTGGATGCCGTATTGGAACTGACGGAGCATAATCGTTTTTCTAAGGGATTATTCAGCTGGGTTGGTTTTAAGACGGAGTATATCTCGTTTGAAAATCAGGAGCGTGTGGCTGGAGAAACATCGTGGTCTTTTTGGAATTTATTCAATTATTCAATTGACGGCATTGTCAATTTTTCGGATGCTCCGTTGAATATTGCTTCATTTGTCGGCGCATTTTCATGTGTAGTATCGGGAATTGCAATGCTGTTCATCATTGTGAGGGCCTTATTGTTTGGTGATCCTACTGCTGGCTGGCCTTCCTTGGTAACGATTATTCTTTTTATCGGTGGGGTACAATTGCTTTGCATCGGAATAATTGGTAAATATATTGGTAAAATTTTTATGGAAACAAAAAAGCGTCCCGTTTATATAATCAAAGAGACAGAAAAAAAGCTGGAGCAATAA
- a CDS encoding HesB/YadR/YfhF family protein, with the protein MKLTITPKAQEWFKKELELAEGQGIKFYGKVYGKTQVHDGFSVGMSVDTPDIPLVKTKGEDQLFYIEESDEWFFKGYDLVVDYDTELDEPKYDFK; encoded by the coding sequence ATGAAATTAACAATAACACCCAAAGCACAAGAATGGTTCAAAAAGGAACTTGAATTAGCAGAGGGTCAAGGAATCAAATTTTATGGAAAAGTATACGGGAAAACACAAGTCCATGATGGCTTTTCAGTAGGAATGTCTGTTGACACACCAGACATTCCACTTGTAAAAACAAAAGGAGAGGATCAGCTCTTTTATATTGAAGAATCCGACGAATGGTTTTTCAAAGGGTATGATCTTGTTGTTGATTACGATACTGAACTGGACGAACCAAAGTATGATTTTAAGTAA
- a CDS encoding potassium channel family protein, with the protein MKQSFVIIGLGRFGGSICRTLVESGQEVLAIDSSEDRVNEYMNIATHAVVANAQDEMTLRSLGIRNFDHVIVAIGEDIQASILVTLMVKEMGVPNILAKAQNEYHARVLDKIGADRVVHPERDMGQRIAHNLVSKNILDYLELSDEFSLAEVNVTNRKFYGKTLEELDFRQRFGLNVVAIRRDKQDPIVTPSAEEVVQKNDHLVVIGRDEDVDYLDEKMNG; encoded by the coding sequence ATGAAACAAAGTTTTGTCATTATTGGTTTAGGGAGATTCGGCGGAAGTATTTGCCGCACATTAGTTGAATCAGGGCAGGAAGTCTTAGCAATTGATAGTAGTGAAGACCGTGTGAATGAGTACATGAACATTGCGACTCATGCGGTGGTCGCTAATGCACAGGACGAGATGACGTTGCGTTCTTTAGGTATACGGAATTTTGACCATGTGATTGTCGCAATTGGTGAGGATATCCAGGCGAGTATCTTAGTTACTCTCATGGTGAAGGAGATGGGTGTTCCAAACATTCTAGCAAAGGCCCAAAATGAATACCATGCTCGCGTGCTGGATAAAATCGGTGCGGACCGCGTGGTTCACCCTGAGCGTGATATGGGTCAACGGATCGCCCATAATCTCGTGTCTAAAAATATTTTGGATTACCTTGAGCTTTCTGATGAGTTCTCTCTGGCGGAAGTCAATGTGACCAATCGAAAGTTTTACGGGAAGACATTGGAGGAACTAGATTTTCGCCAGCGCTTTGGCTTGAACGTTGTAGCGATCCGGCGGGATAAACAAGACCCAATCGTGACACCTTCGGCAGAAGAAGTCGTACAAAAAAATGATCATTTAGTAGTGATTGGCCGCGATGAAGATGTCGATTACCTCGATGAGAAAATGAATGGATAG
- a CDS encoding response regulator transcription factor, giving the protein MIRVLLVDDHEMVRLGVSSYLSIQSDVEVVGEAENGEEGYEKAMALRPDVILMDLVMEVMDGIESTKKILKEWPEARILIVTSFIDDEKVYPAIEAGASGYLLKTSTAHEIANAIRKTYNGERVLEPEVTTKMMEQLSNRNRHVLHEELTNREQEILLLIAQGMSNQEIADELFITLKTVKTHVSNILAKLEVEDRTQAAIYAFKHGLIK; this is encoded by the coding sequence ATGATACGAGTGTTATTAGTTGATGATCATGAAATGGTTCGTTTGGGTGTTTCTTCCTACCTATCCATTCAATCAGATGTAGAAGTAGTAGGTGAGGCTGAGAATGGTGAGGAGGGCTATGAGAAGGCGATGGCGCTTCGACCAGACGTGATCTTGATGGATCTAGTCATGGAGGTCATGGATGGAATTGAATCAACGAAGAAGATTTTGAAGGAATGGCCTGAGGCAAGAATTTTGATTGTGACTAGCTTTATAGATGATGAAAAAGTGTATCCTGCCATTGAAGCGGGAGCATCGGGGTATTTATTAAAAACCTCTACCGCGCATGAAATTGCTAATGCCATTCGCAAGACCTACAATGGGGAGCGTGTGCTGGAACCTGAAGTGACGACAAAAATGATGGAGCAATTATCGAATCGAAACCGACATGTTCTTCATGAGGAATTGACGAATCGTGAACAGGAAATCTTATTGTTGATCGCTCAGGGAATGAGCAATCAAGAAATCGCAGATGAACTTTTCATTACATTGAAGACAGTGAAGACGCATGTGTCAAATATTTTAGCGAAATTGGAAGTCGAAGATCGTACACAAGCTGCTATATATGCCTTTAAACACGGGTTGATAAAATAG
- a CDS encoding sensor histidine kinase, with product MMGKYSRLQISLYSGLISFLLILTTLFLYMYAIGKKQMFAQLFVARIFYIPLFFHILVISLTVSAVVYFLVTILEKRQLGKIEGKLQSLASGNYDQPSLDVAISQNKEMLLVDHDIRRIKEKLVSMSRELQQLSSLPQMVDGTAKEKILEEERHRLARELHDSVSQQLFAAMMMMSALNEQSQHSEELEPYKKQLAMVADIINAAQSEMRALLLHLRPISLEGKSLRQGIEQLLKELQTKIQIQLKWDVQDIQVSPSIEDQLFRVVQELLSNTLRHAKANELEVYLKIVGQNILLRVIDDGVGFEEKDEHAGSYGLRNIRERIAGVGGSTKIISFKGQGTSIEIKVPVVKETSPAVE from the coding sequence ATGATGGGAAAATATTCTCGGTTACAAATATCCCTTTATTCAGGACTCATCTCTTTTTTATTGATTCTTACAACGCTGTTCTTATACATGTACGCGATCGGGAAAAAGCAAATGTTTGCGCAATTATTTGTCGCACGAATTTTTTATATTCCATTGTTCTTTCATATCCTTGTGATTTCTCTGACAGTAAGTGCAGTGGTTTATTTTTTGGTGACTATTTTAGAAAAGCGCCAATTAGGAAAGATTGAAGGGAAATTACAAAGTCTGGCTTCTGGAAACTATGATCAGCCATCTTTGGATGTGGCGATCTCACAAAATAAGGAAATGCTTTTAGTAGATCATGACATCAGACGGATCAAAGAAAAGCTGGTGAGTATGTCACGAGAGCTGCAGCAGCTAAGCAGTCTGCCGCAGATGGTCGATGGCACTGCTAAGGAGAAAATACTAGAAGAAGAGCGGCATCGTCTCGCAAGGGAACTTCATGATTCGGTCTCTCAACAGCTTTTTGCGGCGATGATGATGATGTCTGCGTTAAATGAGCAATCTCAACATTCAGAAGAGCTAGAGCCTTATAAGAAGCAGTTAGCCATGGTGGCGGATATCATCAATGCGGCACAATCAGAAATGCGGGCGTTGCTGCTTCATCTGCGACCAATCAGTTTGGAAGGCAAGAGCCTGCGTCAAGGAATCGAGCAATTATTAAAAGAACTGCAAACAAAAATTCAGATTCAATTGAAATGGGATGTGCAAGACATTCAAGTTTCCCCTAGTATTGAAGATCAATTATTTAGAGTAGTTCAAGAACTGTTATCAAATACATTGCGGCATGCCAAAGCGAATGAACTAGAAGTGTATTTAAAGATTGTTGGACAGAATATTCTGTTGCGCGTGATCGATGACGGTGTTGGATTTGAGGAAAAGGATGAACATGCAGGAAGCTACGGATTACGCAATATTCGTGAGCGGATTGCTGGAGTTGGCGGCTCCACTAAGATTATTAGCTTTAAGGGCCAAGGAACCAGCATTGAGATAAAAGTTCCAGTTGTAAAGGAAACGTCGCCAGCAGTAGAATGA
- the liaF gene encoding cell wall-active antibiotics response protein LiaF, which yields MKSPWRFFIVIEALLAIFLLWQLSSNPAMLIMLLFGVLNIYWAMHKHRRGKFQLILGSVILIICLVNSPATWLMLIFAVIFLGLKGFEIAGISIPNHSLKNKKSIVMVETTDPTSHNGERKKQNWIGNDRIGTQVFEWDDINVAILAGDTIVDLGNTLLPKEDSVVIVRKGFGRTRILVPYGIGILFEHATLYGKVDFDEDTQVLRNETIKIYSEDYDESPRRLKIVTNTLVGDVEVIRV from the coding sequence ATGAAAAGTCCATGGCGCTTTTTCATTGTCATTGAAGCCTTACTTGCAATTTTCTTATTGTGGCAACTATCTTCAAATCCAGCGATGCTGATCATGTTGCTTTTTGGGGTATTAAATATCTATTGGGCGATGCATAAGCATCGGCGTGGGAAATTTCAGTTGATTTTAGGTTCTGTCATCTTGATCATTTGTCTGGTGAATAGTCCTGCAACGTGGCTGATGTTGATTTTTGCTGTGATCTTTCTTGGCCTTAAGGGCTTTGAGATTGCTGGTATTTCTATACCGAATCATTCCCTAAAGAATAAGAAAAGCATAGTAATGGTAGAAACGACAGATCCAACGAGCCACAATGGTGAGCGAAAAAAACAGAACTGGATCGGCAATGATCGAATCGGAACACAGGTTTTTGAATGGGACGATATCAATGTAGCGATTTTAGCTGGCGATACGATTGTTGATTTAGGCAATACATTGTTACCAAAAGAAGACAGTGTCGTAATCGTTCGTAAAGGATTTGGCCGCACGCGAATTTTAGTTCCCTATGGGATCGGAATTCTTTTTGAGCATGCGACATTATACGGAAAAGTGGATTTTGATGAAGATACACAAGTTCTTCGGAATGAAACGATTAAGATCTATAGTGAGGATTATGATGAAAGCCCCCGAAGATTGAAGATAGTGACCAATACATTGGTTGGGGACGTCGAGGTGATTCGTGTATGA
- the greA gene encoding transcription elongation factor GreA: MVEKTYPMTLEGKEKLEQELEQLKTVKRGEIIERIKIARSFGDLSENSEYESAKDEQAFVEGRINTLENMIRFAQIIDNENVDSDEISIGKTVTFVELPDDEEEEYTIVGKAEADPLTGKISNDSPIAQALIGKVVGDVVTIATPGGNMQVKIVNVKQN; the protein is encoded by the coding sequence ATGGTAGAAAAGACTTATCCTATGACTCTAGAAGGAAAAGAAAAACTAGAGCAGGAATTAGAACAATTGAAAACAGTAAAACGTGGCGAAATCATTGAAAGAATTAAAATCGCTCGAAGCTTTGGCGACTTATCTGAAAACTCTGAGTATGAATCTGCGAAGGATGAACAAGCCTTTGTGGAAGGTCGTATCAATACATTAGAAAATATGATTCGCTTCGCTCAAATCATTGACAATGAAAATGTTGATTCTGATGAAATCTCAATCGGGAAAACGGTGACATTCGTTGAATTGCCGGATGACGAAGAAGAGGAATACACGATTGTTGGGAAAGCGGAAGCTGATCCTTTAACTGGGAAGATCTCAAATGATTCCCCCATTGCTCAAGCGTTAATTGGGAAAGTCGTTGGAGATGTCGTAACGATTGCGACGCCTGGCGGCAATATGCAAGTTAAAATTGTGAATGTAAAACAGAACTAA
- the mltG gene encoding endolytic transglycosylase MltG, with translation MDEEFEGDLSEESNLKRAERRKEDRVVRKIVYILTIGILIVAGILAISGYNYVSAGLKPLDRNDKKLVQVEVPSGSSNRQIGDILEDGDVIRDGMVFNFYTKFKNLTNFQAGYYQFSPNMTLDQISKELQQGGSAEPLDDASKLTVPEGYDVDKIASLIAKKTDFKKEDFIKVMKDEKFFDQLKNQYPELLTDAGNAKDVRYRLEGYLFPATYNVHKNRSLEDLVTQMVDTTNQVLTPYYSKIKEKGLNVQEVMTLASLVEKEGVTQSDRKKIAQVFFNRIDQQMPLQSDISILYALGEHKEVVTIKDTQVDSPYNLYTNAGYGPGPFDNPSQEAILAVLDPTENDYIYFVADISTGKVYYAKTYEEHMELVEKYVNKEK, from the coding sequence ATGGACGAAGAATTTGAAGGGGACCTAAGTGAGGAGAGCAACTTGAAACGAGCAGAACGTCGCAAAGAGGATCGAGTCGTCCGTAAAATTGTTTATATATTGACGATCGGTATTTTGATCGTTGCCGGGATTTTAGCCATCTCAGGATATAATTACGTGAGCGCTGGCTTAAAACCATTAGATAGAAATGACAAGAAACTAGTACAGGTTGAAGTGCCAAGCGGCTCATCGAATCGCCAAATTGGAGATATCTTAGAAGATGGAGATGTTATCCGAGATGGTATGGTCTTTAACTTCTATACAAAATTTAAGAATTTGACGAATTTCCAAGCGGGCTATTATCAATTTTCACCAAACATGACTTTGGACCAAATTAGTAAAGAGTTGCAGCAAGGCGGAAGCGCAGAACCATTGGATGATGCATCGAAATTGACGGTTCCAGAAGGTTACGATGTTGATAAAATTGCTAGTCTGATAGCTAAGAAGACGGACTTCAAGAAGGAAGACTTCATCAAAGTAATGAAAGATGAGAAATTCTTTGACCAATTGAAGAATCAGTACCCAGAGCTGTTAACAGACGCAGGAAACGCCAAGGATGTACGCTATCGATTAGAGGGATACTTGTTCCCAGCAACCTATAATGTTCACAAAAATAGAAGTCTGGAAGATTTAGTTACTCAAATGGTGGATACAACGAACCAAGTATTGACGCCTTACTATAGTAAGATCAAAGAAAAAGGATTGAATGTACAAGAAGTAATGACGCTGGCTTCCTTAGTTGAAAAAGAAGGGGTTACACAATCCGACCGCAAGAAAATTGCGCAAGTCTTCTTTAACCGGATCGATCAACAGATGCCGTTGCAATCGGATATCTCAATTCTTTATGCATTAGGTGAACACAAAGAAGTAGTTACGATCAAAGATACACAGGTGGATTCACCGTATAACCTATACACGAACGCTGGGTATGGTCCTGGTCCATTTGATAATCCGAGTCAAGAAGCGATCCTTGCTGTTCTTGATCCAACGGAGAATGATTACATTTATTTTGTTGCAGATATTTCGACAGGAAAAGTGTATTATGCGAAAACGTACGAAGAGCATATGGAGCTGGTCGAAAAATATGTGAATAAAGAGAAATAA